The Palaeococcus ferrophilus DSM 13482 nucleotide sequence ATACCGTATAAGTTTAAATATCTTTTCCTGTTGCTCTTCTCCCTCTCAACGGTCTCCATGAAGGCCACGTCGTAGGGTTTCCCCTCCCTTCTCGCGACCCTCTCAACGCGGACCCTGAGGGGTGCATCGAGCCATATCTTAAGGTCGGCTTCCCTAACCATCCAACCAGCGAGGCGACCCTCTATC carries:
- the cmk gene encoding (d)CMP kinase — translated: IEGRLAGWMVREADLKIWLDAPLRVRVERVARREGKPYDVAFMETVEREKSNRKRYLNLYGIDIEDLSIYDLVINTSKWGPDGVFEIVKAAVDHLSPVGDAGDGEKN